In one window of Dehalococcoidia bacterium DNA:
- a CDS encoding ferredoxin family protein, with amino-acid sequence MTYIIAEPCVDVKDGACVDVCPVDCIYGLDEEEDRQLFIHPEECIDCAACEPVCPVTAIFAEDDTPPEWDNFIDINYEYFGMSR; translated from the coding sequence ATGACCTATATCATCGCAGAGCCGTGCGTCGACGTTAAAGATGGGGCATGTGTGGACGTTTGCCCAGTAGATTGCATCTACGGTCTGGACGAAGAAGAGGACAGACAGCTCTTCATTCACCCAGAGGAGTGCATCGACTGTGCAGCATGCGAGCCGGTCTGCCCGGTGACAGCGATATTCGCGGAGGATGACACGCCTCCCGAGTGGGACAACTTCATCGACATCAACTATGAGTACTTCGGGATGTCCCGCTAG